The following are encoded together in the Marmota flaviventris isolate mMarFla1 chromosome 18, mMarFla1.hap1, whole genome shotgun sequence genome:
- the Erf gene encoding ETS domain-containing transcription factor ERF, with amino-acid sequence MKTPADTGFAFPDWAYKPESSPGSRQIQLWHFILELLRKEEYQGVIAWQGDYGEFVIKDPDEVARLWGVRKCKPQMNYDKLSRALRYYYNKRILHKTKGKRFTYKFNFNKLVLVNYPFIDVGLAGGAVPQSAPPVPSGGSHFRFPPSTPSEVLSPTEDPRSPPACSSSSSSLFSAVVARRLGRGSVSDCSDGTSELEEPLGEDPRARPPGPPELGAFRGPPLARLPHDPGVFRVYPRPRGGPEPLSPFPVSPLAGPGSLLPPQLSPALPMTPTHLAYTPSPTLSPMYPSGGGGPSGSGGGSHFSFSPEDMKRYLQAHTQSVYNYHLSPRAFLHYPGLVVPQPQRPDKCPLPPMAPETPPVPSSASSSSSSSSSPFKFKLQPPPLGRRQRAAGEKASGGADQSSGSSTGGLAEGPGTLAPPPPPPQIKVEPISEGESEEVEVTDISDEDEEDGEVFKTPRAPPAPPKPEPGEAPGAAQCMPLKLRFKRRWSEDCRLEGGGGPAGGLEDEGEDKKVRGDGPGEAGGPLTPRRVSSDLQHATAQLSLEHRDS; translated from the exons ATGAAGACCCCGGCGGACAcag GGTTTGCCTTCCCGGATTGGGCCTACAAGCCGGAATCGTCCCCTGGCTCAAGGCAAATTCAGCTGTGGCACTTTATTCTGGAGCTGCTAAGGAAGGAGGAGTACCAGGGTGTCATTGCCTGGCAGGGTGACTATGGGGAGTTCGTCATCAAGGACCCCGACGAGGTAGCTCGGCTCTGGGGTGTTCGCAAGTGCAAGCCCCAGATGAACTATGACAAGCTGAGCCGGGCCCTGCG ATATTATTATAATAAGCGCATTCTGCACAAGACCAAGGGGAAACGGTTCACTTACAAGTTCAACTTCAACAAACTGGTGCTGGTTAATTATCCTTTCATCGATGTGGGGTTGGCTG GGGGTGCGGTGCCGCAGAGTGCCCCTCCAGTGCCATCGGGCGGCAGCCACTTCCGCTTCCCTCCCTCAACGCCCTCCGAGGTGCTCTCCCCCACCGAGGACCCCCGCTCACCACCGGCCTgctcttcatcctcctcctcacTCTTCTCAGCTGTGGTGGCCCGCCGTCTGGGCCGAGGCTCAGTCAGTGACTGTAGTGATGGCACatcagagctggaagaaccaCTGGGCGAGGACCCCCGGGCACGACCACCTGGCCCTCCAGAGCTGGGTGCTTTCCGAGGGCCCCCTCTGGCCCGCCTGCCCCATGACCCTGGCGTCTTCCGAGTCTACCCCCGGCCCCGGGGTGGCCCTGAGCCCCTCAGTCCCTTTCCTGTATCACCTCTGGCTGGGCCTGGCTCCCTGCTACCCCCTCAGCTCTCACCGGCTTTGCCCATGACACCCACTCACCTGGCCTACACACCCTCTCCCACCTTGAGCCCTATGTACCCCAGTGGTGGTGGTGgccccagtggctcaggtggaGGCTCCCACTTTTCCTTTAGCCCTGAGGACATGAAACGGTACCTGCAGGCCCACACCCAAAGCGTCTACAACTACCACCTCAGCCCCCGCGCCTTTCTGCACTACCCTGGGCTGGTGGTGCCCCAGCCACAGCGTCCTGACAAGTGCCCACTGCCGCCCATGGCACCTGAGACCCCACCGGTCCCTTCCTCAGCCTCgtcatcctcttcctcctcctcttccccattCAAGTTTAAGCTCCAGCCGCCCCCACTAGGACGCCGTCAGCGGGCAGCTGGGGAGAAGGCTTCAGGAGGTGCTGACCAGAGCAGTGGCAGCAGCACTGGCGGGCTGGCTGAGGGGCCGGGGACACtggccccaccaccaccaccaccacagatCAAGGTGGAACCTATCTCAGAAGGTGAATCAGAGGAGGTGGAGGTGACTGATATCAGCGATGAGGATGAGGAAGATGGGGAGGTGTTCAAGACGCCCCGTGCCCCACCCGCACCCCCCAAGCCCGAGCCTGGCGAGGCACCTGGGGCGGCCCAGTGCATGCCCCTCAAGCTGCGCTTTAAGCGGCGCTGGAGTGAAGACTGTCGCCTAGAGGGGGGTGGAGGCCCTGCTGGGGGCCTTGAGGATGAGGGTGAGGACAAGAAGGTGCGTGGGGATGGGCCTGGGGAGGCAGGGGGTCCCCTCACTCCAAGGCGGGTGAGTTCTGACCTCCAGCATGCAACAGCCCAGCTCTCACTGGAGCATCGAGATTCCTGA